Proteins encoded within one genomic window of Flavobacterium oreochromis:
- a CDS encoding EamA family transporter, which produces MNFNKYFVAAFSSFFIWGFFSLAIKMLNNYSSLDILFYRVFYAAFLLLIVNLLFRKQVLLNDFKIFNQFEKTTKRKTVFLTIFGGLLLVLNWFLFMYCVNHISIQSASFAYLICPIITTVLAYFVLKENLNNWQWMAVVLFVISCSILSYGHIRDLFYSLIIASTFALYLISQRKNNQFDRFVILTIQLFISSLILLPFYFVYKSETPTVSLFWGVMTFIVVLFTIIPLFLNLYALKEIDSKTVGVLMYTNPLINFFLALFYFKEKMNLMQLTAYLLIIIAIILFNANYFVKNKR; this is translated from the coding sequence CTCTTCTTTTTTTATATGGGGATTTTTTAGTTTGGCTATAAAAATGCTCAATAATTATTCTTCCTTAGACATCCTGTTTTACCGTGTATTTTATGCAGCCTTCTTGTTGTTAATTGTTAATTTATTGTTTAGAAAACAAGTTCTTTTAAATGACTTTAAAATATTTAATCAATTTGAAAAAACGACTAAAAGGAAAACAGTTTTTTTAACAATTTTTGGAGGATTATTGTTGGTTTTAAATTGGTTCTTGTTTATGTATTGTGTAAACCATATTAGTATACAGTCAGCATCATTTGCTTATCTAATTTGTCCTATAATTACAACAGTTCTAGCATATTTTGTATTAAAAGAAAACTTAAATAATTGGCAATGGATGGCGGTTGTATTGTTTGTTATAAGTTGTAGTATTTTATCATATGGTCATATTCGGGATTTATTTTATTCTTTAATTATAGCTTCAACTTTTGCTTTGTATTTGATAAGTCAGAGGAAAAATAACCAGTTTGATCGTTTTGTAATCTTAACGATTCAGTTGTTTATTTCATCTTTAATATTGTTGCCTTTTTATTTTGTTTATAAGTCTGAAACCCCAACAGTATCGTTGTTTTGGGGAGTAATGACTTTTATAGTTGTTTTGTTTACTATAATTCCTTTGTTTTTAAATTTGTATGCTCTTAAAGAGATAGATTCAAAAACAGTAGGTGTTCTAATGTATACGAATCCATTAATTAATTTCTTCTTAGCATTATTCTATTTTAAAGAAAAGATGAATTTAATGCAGTTAACTGCATATTTATTGATAATAATTGCAATTATATTATTTAATGCTAATTATTTTGTAAAAAACAAAAGATAG